The Nitrospirota bacterium sequence GGCCGTCGCTGCCCGGAACTACCGGCACTCCTCTGCGCTTCATGGTCTGCCGGGCCTTCGACTTGTCCCCGCCAAGCCTGATCGTCTCTGCCGTCGGACCGATAAACGTGATGCCTGAAGTGAGGCAGGCCTCTGCAAACTGGGGGTTTTCCGAGAGGAACCCGTATCCGGGATGGATCGCCTCGGCATCGGTGATCTCTGCGGCTGAAAGAATACTGGGGAGATTATTATAGCTCTGGGCAGTGCTTGCAGGTCCGACGCAGACAGATTCATCAGCGATCTTTACATGGAACGACTCCCTATCAGCCTCCGAATAGATCGCAACCGTCTTTATGCCCAGTTCCTTACAGGCACGGATAACCCTGACCGCTATCTCGCCGCGGTTGGCAATAAGAATCTTATTAAAGAGTTTCATGCAGGCTCGACAAGGAAGAGCGGCTCGCCGTATTCAACGGCCTGTCCATTTTCCACGAGGGCCTTCACGACCGTGCCGTCAGCCTCGCACTCGATCTCGTTCATCAGTTTCATGGCCTCGATAAGACAGAGGACCTGTCCCTTTTTCACCTTCTGGCCGATCTCGATAAAGCTCGCAGCCTCAGGCGATGGCGAACGGTAGAACGTGCCGACGATAGGAGAGGTGACGGTGATCAGCCTCTGTTCAGGCTCTTCTGCCACGGCCTCTCTCACCTGTGTCTCCTGTGCCGTAACCACAGACGGCCTGTGGGCTGGGATCTCTATGGACTGGAGATATTTCTCGCGCTTGATTTTCACCTTCGTGCCGTCCTTCTCTACCTGAAGTTCGGTAATATCTGTTTCCTTGAGCAGTTCGATGATCTCTTTAAGATCCTCAAGTTCCATTATCGTACCCTTTCTATGTATTCAGACGTCCTGGTATCGACCTTGATCGTGTCTCCTTCACTGAGATGAAACGGCACCCTCACGACCGCACCGGTCTCGAGCGTTGCAGGCTTTCCGCCCCCTGATGAGGTATCACCCTTGAACCCCGCAGGGTCGGTCTTTGCAATGACCAGTTCAGCAAAGGTCGGCAGTTCTACATTGAGGGGCTCTCCCTTATAGTAGAGGACCCTTACCTCCATATTTTCCTTGAGAAACAGCTTTGTATCGCCCAACTGTAATGAACTCAGCGGAAGCTGCTCGTATGTTTCCTGGTCCATAAAGATATAGTCGTCACCCTGTGCATAGAGGTACTGCATCTTCTTCTCTTCGAGTCCTGCGGGAGGAAATTTTTCGCCGGATCTGATCGTCTCTTCGATAACGCCTCCGGTCTTGAGGTTCTTCATCTTAGTCTTGACGTTAGCGCCACCCCTTCCCATCTTCACGTGCTGGAAATCGATGATCTCGTAAGGTTCACCCTTATATTCTATCTTTGCGCCTTTTCTGAAATCACTCGTTGCTATCAATGGTCTGTTCCTCCTGAGTCAATGGTTAGAGTATTTCGAGTTTCCTGGGAAGTGATGTCAGGGTCGTGCATCCCTGCTTGTCTGCATGGACCATATCTTCGATCCTGACACCCCCGATTCCCGGAAGATAGATCCCCGGCTCTACGGTAAATACCATGCCTGCCCTGATCGTTTCTCTTCCAAAGCGCGATATGCGAGGCAGTTCATGGACATCAAGGCCCACCCCGTGGCCGGTACCATGACCAAAGTAGTCGCCGTACCCTGCCTTTTTTATAACATCTCTTGCTGTCTTGTCAACCGTGCGGGCAATGAGCCCTTCCCGTACAGAGGCGATCGCCCCCTGATTTGCGCTCAAAACCGTGCTATAGACGTCGATCTTTCGCGCAAGGTCCCTGCCGCCTTTCAAAAGAAAGGTCCTGGTCATGTCTGAGAAATATCCCTCTGCTTCACCAGCCCAGTCAAACATGATGAAGTCGCCCTGCTTAATCCTGTTGTCTGTGGGCCGGGCATGTGGCATTGCCGAGTTCTTCCCTGCGGCAACAATAATGTCAAAGGGGATCACGGCACAGCCCTGATTCTTCAGCCCTGCTTCCAGACGCAGCGCAAGATGCCGTTCCGAAAACCCGGGCTTGACATAGGGCTTCACCGCAAGAAAGGCCTTCTCTGCCCGCTCAACTGCCTTGCCGATCATCTTGAGCTCAAGCCGGCTCTTTATCCTTCTCATCTCCTCGATCAGGTTCGTGACGCTCCTGACCTTGAATCCCTTCCTGAGAAGAGACTTGTAAAACGCATAAGATACGGTCGATTCAAAACCGAGTGTTCTGATGCCGGCTGACTTTGCCTTCTCGAGGATCTGCTTCGGCCGTTCCTCGTGCTCGATAATAATATCAAAACCCCGCACCTCTCTTTTTGACTGCTCTTCATACCGGGAGTCGGTAAAAAAGATGCGCTCTTTCCTTGATATGAGCAGACAGGCGGATGAACCGGTAAACCCGGTAAGATAGCGGATATTCCTGATATTGGAAACAAGCATGCCGCTGATCCCTTTGGAAGCAAGGGATTCGGTAATCGCAATGATCTGCTTCATCCGTTCAGGATCTTCCGGCTGGCTCGTACGGCAAGGAGATATCCTTCAACGCCAAGGCCGCTGATCTGACCCGTGGCGACACCGGCGACGTATGAGGTCCTCCTGAAATCCTCTCTTTTGTGGATGTTCGAAATGTGCACTTCAATGGCAGGCCTGCCCACCGCAGAAATGGCATCTCTGATGGCAACACTCGTATGCGTGTACGCGGCAGGATTGATGATCAGCAGATCATAGGTCCTCTTCTGTATGGCATCAACAATTTCACCCTCGCTGTTTGACTGAAAGGTTTCCGCTTCAATGCCGAGTTCCTTTGACAGTTCGGTTATCTGCTGATTGATATCATCAAGGGTGGTGTTGCCGTAGACATCCGGCTCTCTTTTGCCGAGGAGATTCAGATTCGGGCCGTGTATGACAAGGATTTTCATGAGTATTCAGTCCAGAAATTACCGTTTACCGGCTAACGTGCGCCGATCACAGATCTTTTAGAATTCGTGTTCTATCCTGGGGATCATTGTTTTGAGGACGTAACGTCCCTTTCCGTAATTACCCTCAGGCTTTATGACGAGAGAAAAATAATAATCGTCGTTGATCTTCCGCATGATGATGCCGCAGGTATCTGAAACGATCGAAAATTCCCTGGCCTGGCCCAGTCCCAGGTTCTCGGCAGCATAGCCAACGTCCCTGATCATTGCAGAGGCCTCGGCGCCAAGCCCTGTCAAGTCTATGAGCTTCTCGGAAACAAACTCCTGAACAGGAATACCGTCAGAGGCAAGGATCATCGCCGCAACGGCACCGTCAACTTTTTCTACCGCCTCTTTAAGAATGTCCGAGAAATCCATCGCGCCCCTTCTGTATCCCTTCAAGAAATGCGTTCAATTTATCTATGAGTACTTCTTTGTCCTTGCCCAGGAGCTTCAAAAGCGACCTGAGTTCATCAACCCGCTGGAGGACCCTCTTATCATTCGGATCACCGGCAAGAAATTTTCTGTATACTCCCATCGCCTCTGCGAATTTTCCGTCTGCCACGAACCGGTCAGCGTCTGAAAGATCTGCCACTTCCTGCTTCGGCGCTGCAGGCACTTCTTCGAAACCCGCAATAACCGGTTCTTCAGCAATTTCAAGCGGCTCCTCCAGAAGTTCGATCGTCTCTTCAGCATCTTCTGAAGCAATGAAAGGCTCGCTGACAGCCATACTGATCTCCGGCGCTGTCGACTCGCCAACATCCTCGAACGACAGGTCCTCTATAGCAGCAACCTCGTCATCTGAAATAGAAGCGGTTCCTGCTTCTTCAGCCTCCTCCGGTGCCTCAACGTGAATCTCGTCATCATGCTCAAGCTCGCCGCCCAGGCCTGACTTGTCACCAAAAAGCGAGTCCTTGAAAGCGTTCAGTTCATCTTCAGAGTGCTCGACCTGAATATCGGGAGCCTCAATATGGATCTCTTCCCCAATATGGATATCAGCAGGAGCGGGCTCTTCCTCAGCTTCAGGCATCCTGACCTCACCATATGATGAGTCTGTTTTCCCTGCCTCCTGAGCGGGCTGAGCAGGAGAGAAGACTGCTTCGATATCCCTCAAACTGCCTAACGACTCTTCATCCATCGGATTAAGCTTCAGAATGGCCTTATACGACTTTATGGCAAGATCAGTCTCGCCGGTATCCCGGTACACCTCTGCAAGTTTTTTGTGTGCAAACAGGTTGTCCGGAACGATCTTTATAACGCCTTCGAATTCCTTCCGGGCCTCTTCCAGCATGCCCTTCTCCAGGTAGGTCTTTCCTAACAGAACCCGGGCACTGGTATAGGAGACATGCTTTTCAAGCCCCTTCTGCAGCACCTCTATCGCCTCTTCCAGCATGCCTTCTTTTCTATATTCCTCCGCAAGGGGCAGAAAAAGCTTCGAATTGGGGTCTTTATCAAACTTCTCTTTGAGTTTTTCTATGTCCTTGGATGCCATAACCTGCCAATTTTTTAGCAAAAAATGGAGATAAAGTCAAGTTTTGATAGCAAGATAGCGGTCCAGTATGGCATCGGCAATATCGTCTTTGCTCATGAGTTCGGTCTGCGTTAAACTGTTCTTATCGATAATGCTCACCCTGTTCGTTTCAGTTTCAAACCCTGCCCCTTTTTCAGTAACATCATTGAAGACGATCATGTCCATCTTCTTTCTCTTCATCTTATCCCTGGCCCGGTCGATCCTTCTGCCGGTCTCGGCGGCAAACCCGATGATAAAAGGCCTCTTTTTCCCTTGTGCAATACGGCTCACAATGTCCTCTGTCGGGGTTAATGAAAGAGATGACAGCTCCTTTTTCTCTACCTTCACCTTTGACTGTTTAGCTGGCCTGAAGTCTGCTACGGCAGCTGCCATGATCAGGGCAGAAACGCCTTTATCCGTTTCTTCCCTGACTGCAGACAACATCTCATCCGAAGTTTCAACCCCTCTGAAGATTACACCCTGCGGGCTATCGAGGGATGTGGGGCCGCTGATCAGCACAACCGACGCGCCGCGATTTCTGGCGGCCTTTGCAAGGCTGAAACCCATCTTCCCTGAAGACCGGTTCGAAATAAATCTGACAGGATCAAGATACTCGCGTGTCGGCCCTGCGGTCACAACGATCTTCTGCCCGGCCAGGTCCTGCGGAGTTAACGCAGCAATGACTGCATCGATAATCTCCTGCACCTCTGCAAGCCTTCCGGTTCCTTCCTCTCCGCAGGCAAGAGGTCCGCAGTCAGGACCTGTCTGGATAATGCCGAGTGAACGCAGTTTCCTGAGGTTTTCCTGAACAACGGGGTGTTCATACATCTTCACGTTCATGGAGGGCGCAATGATCACAGGACCGCGAAAGGCAAGAAACGCGGTCGAGAGGATGTCGTCAGCTATGCCATTCGCAAACTTGGCAATGATATTTGCCGTAGCCGGAGCGATAACCATGATATCCGCTGCAGCAGGGAGAGAGATATGCGTAAGGGGTTCCTGAAACAGCGAAGTATAAACGGTGTTCTGTGATGCGACCTGCAGAGAAAGAGGGGTTATAAACTGCTGGGCTGCCCCGGTCATCATAACCGTGACCGAGGCGCCTTTATCCTTAAGTCTCCGGGCAAGCTCTGCAGCCTTGTACGCTGCAACACCGCCGGATACGCCGAGAAGGACTGATCTATTCTTCAGGTTCGTCAGCTGCTGGTTCCTTTTCCTTTTTGCCGCCGAAAAGTTCGTCAAAGGCCATTTTGTCAAAGCCCCCGGTCCCCTTCTCCTTCTCGTGGAGGTAGACCTTCAGGTCCTTTTCAAGCTCGGTCAGATCCTCGCCTGCGGCAATCTTCCTGCTCTCTTCAAGAAGCTTCCGGTAATCAAGCTTTCCTGCCTTTTCCATGGCTATCCTTGCCTCTTCACCGGTGATGAATTCAAGTTTGTCCTGTACTGCTTCTTCGATCGCAATCGTGGTAACCTTTTTCGATTTTGTTATGATTCTCGGCTTTGCTCCGAGGGAAAGTTCCTTCGCCCTCTGGGTGGCAATGCTTACAAGCCTGAATTTGCCATCGATCTTCTTATGATCAATCTCCGCCGGCAGGGAAATAATGTCCATGAATGTTTACCTCCTGATGATATTTTTCTCGATCCACGCTGAATCTTTTTTTGAGCTCCGCTGGCTCTCTGCCACGATGAT is a genomic window containing:
- a CDS encoding tetratricopeptide repeat protein, whose translation is MASKDIEKLKEKFDKDPNSKLFLPLAEEYRKEGMLEEAIEVLQKGLEKHVSYTSARVLLGKTYLEKGMLEEARKEFEGVIKIVPDNLFAHKKLAEVYRDTGETDLAIKSYKAILKLNPMDEESLGSLRDIEAVFSPAQPAQEAGKTDSSYGEVRMPEAEEEPAPADIHIGEEIHIEAPDIQVEHSEDELNAFKDSLFGDKSGLGGELEHDDEIHVEAPEEAEEAGTASISDDEVAAIEDLSFEDVGESTAPEISMAVSEPFIASEDAEETIELLEEPLEIAEEPVIAGFEEVPAAPKQEVADLSDADRFVADGKFAEAMGVYRKFLAGDPNDKRVLQRVDELRSLLKLLGKDKEVLIDKLNAFLEGIQKGRDGFLGHS
- a CDS encoding aminopeptidase P family protein, which codes for MKQIIAITESLASKGISGMLVSNIRNIRYLTGFTGSSACLLISRKERIFFTDSRYEEQSKREVRGFDIIIEHEERPKQILEKAKSAGIRTLGFESTVSYAFYKSLLRKGFKVRSVTNLIEEMRRIKSRLELKMIGKAVERAEKAFLAVKPYVKPGFSERHLALRLEAGLKNQGCAVIPFDIIVAAGKNSAMPHARPTDNRIKQGDFIMFDWAGEAEGYFSDMTRTFLLKGGRDLARKIDVYSTVLSANQGAIASVREGLIARTVDKTARDVIKKAGYGDYFGHGTGHGVGLDVHELPRISRFGRETIRAGMVFTVEPGIYLPGIGGVRIEDMVHADKQGCTTLTSLPRKLEIL
- the efp gene encoding elongation factor P, translating into MIATSDFRKGAKIEYKGEPYEIIDFQHVKMGRGGANVKTKMKNLKTGGVIEETIRSGEKFPPAGLEEKKMQYLYAQGDDYIFMDQETYEQLPLSSLQLGDTKLFLKENMEVRVLYYKGEPLNVELPTFAELVIAKTDPAGFKGDTSSGGGKPATLETGAVVRVPFHLSEGDTIKVDTRTSEYIERVR
- the coaBC gene encoding bifunctional phosphopantothenoylcysteine decarboxylase/phosphopantothenate--cysteine ligase CoaBC, whose product is MTNLKNRSVLLGVSGGVAAYKAAELARRLKDKGASVTVMMTGAAQQFITPLSLQVASQNTVYTSLFQEPLTHISLPAAADIMVIAPATANIIAKFANGIADDILSTAFLAFRGPVIIAPSMNVKMYEHPVVQENLRKLRSLGIIQTGPDCGPLACGEEGTGRLAEVQEIIDAVIAALTPQDLAGQKIVVTAGPTREYLDPVRFISNRSSGKMGFSLAKAARNRGASVVLISGPTSLDSPQGVIFRGVETSDEMLSAVREETDKGVSALIMAAAVADFRPAKQSKVKVEKKELSSLSLTPTEDIVSRIAQGKKRPFIIGFAAETGRRIDRARDKMKRKKMDMIVFNDVTEKGAGFETETNRVSIIDKNSLTQTELMSKDDIADAILDRYLAIKT
- the rpoZ gene encoding DNA-directed RNA polymerase subunit omega — its product is MDIISLPAEIDHKKIDGKFRLVSIATQRAKELSLGAKPRIITKSKKVTTIAIEEAVQDKLEFITGEEARIAMEKAGKLDYRKLLEESRKIAAGEDLTELEKDLKVYLHEKEKGTGGFDKMAFDELFGGKKEKEPAADEPEE
- a CDS encoding roadblock/LC7 domain-containing protein, producing MDFSDILKEAVEKVDGAVAAMILASDGIPVQEFVSEKLIDLTGLGAEASAMIRDVGYAAENLGLGQAREFSIVSDTCGIIMRKINDDYYFSLVIKPEGNYGKGRYVLKTMIPRIEHEF
- the aroQ gene encoding type II 3-dehydroquinate dehydratase, which translates into the protein MKILVIHGPNLNLLGKREPDVYGNTTLDDINQQITELSKELGIEAETFQSNSEGEIVDAIQKRTYDLLIINPAAYTHTSVAIRDAISAVGRPAIEVHISNIHKREDFRRTSYVAGVATGQISGLGVEGYLLAVRASRKILNG
- the accB gene encoding acetyl-CoA carboxylase biotin carboxyl carrier protein, whose product is MELEDLKEIIELLKETDITELQVEKDGTKVKIKREKYLQSIEIPAHRPSVVTAQETQVREAVAEEPEQRLITVTSPIVGTFYRSPSPEAASFIEIGQKVKKGQVLCLIEAMKLMNEIECEADGTVVKALVENGQAVEYGEPLFLVEPA